Proteins from a single region of Pseudomonas quebecensis:
- a CDS encoding divergent polysaccharide deacetylase family protein: MRFALIIAVLCSLAGVAHAAPAGEPRKAYLTLIIDDLGQNLPRDRRVLALPGPVTTAIMPDTPHAAEFAREAHKAGKIVILHMPMDPATGPFAWHPELPIEELGKRLDAAFNAVPYTAGINNHMGSRMTAQPQAMAWLMAELQRRNKFFVDSRTSAQTVAAAEAQKIGLAHVSRDVFLDDERTEAAITTQLQTAIKLAHKQGSAVMIGHPYPQTLAVLERELPKLKAQGVEWIDIKLMISVRSNLAMAGHGRDGTYRPAPR; this comes from the coding sequence ATGCGTTTTGCCCTGATCATCGCTGTGCTGTGCAGCCTGGCAGGTGTCGCCCACGCGGCCCCTGCCGGCGAGCCCCGCAAAGCCTATCTCACCCTGATCATCGACGACCTTGGGCAAAACCTGCCCAGGGATCGTCGCGTGCTGGCCCTGCCGGGGCCGGTCACCACGGCGATCATGCCCGACACGCCCCATGCCGCCGAATTCGCCCGCGAGGCACACAAGGCCGGCAAGATCGTGATCCTGCACATGCCCATGGACCCAGCCACCGGCCCATTCGCCTGGCACCCCGAACTCCCCATCGAAGAACTCGGCAAACGCCTGGATGCGGCCTTCAATGCGGTGCCCTATACGGCCGGCATCAATAATCATATGGGCAGCCGCATGACCGCCCAGCCACAAGCCATGGCCTGGCTGATGGCAGAGCTGCAACGGCGCAACAAGTTTTTCGTCGACAGCCGCACCAGCGCACAGACCGTGGCCGCCGCCGAGGCGCAGAAAATTGGCCTGGCCCATGTTTCGCGGGATGTATTCCTGGACGACGAACGCACGGAAGCGGCGATTACCACGCAACTGCAAACCGCGATCAAGCTGGCGCACAAACAGGGCTCGGCAGTAATGATCGGGCATCCTTACCCGCAAACCCTCGCGGTGCTGGAGCGCGAGTTGCCCAAGCTCAAGGCCCAAGGCGTTGAGTGGATCGATATCAAATTGATGATCAGCGTGCGCAGCAACCTGGCCATGGCCGGGCATGGCAGGGACGGCACTTACCGCCCGGCCCCTAGATAA
- a CDS encoding S41 family peptidase, with protein MLHLSRLTSLALTIALVIGAPLAFADQAAPAAPAATAATTKAPLPLEELRTFAEVMDRIKAAYVEPVDDKTLLENAIKGMLSNLDPHSAYLGPEDFAELQESTSGEFGGLGIEVGAEDGNIKVVSPIDDTPASKAGIQAGDFIVKINGQPTRGQTMTEAVDKMRGKIGQKITLTLVRDGGNPFDVTLTRATITVKSVKSQLLESGYGYIRITQFQVKTGDEVAKALAKLRKDNGKKLSGIVLDLRNNPGGVLQSAVEVVDHFITKGLIVYTKGRIANSELRFSATGNDLSENVPLAVLINGGSASASEIVAGALQDQKRGVLMGTTSFGKGSVQTVLPLNNERALKITTALYYTPNGRSIQAQGIVPDIEVRKARITNEIDSEYYKEADLQGHLGNGNGGADQPTGSGAKAKPMPQDDDYQLAQALSLLKGLSITRSR; from the coding sequence ATGCTGCATTTGTCCCGCCTCACTTCGCTGGCCCTGACGATCGCCCTGGTGATCGGCGCGCCTCTGGCTTTTGCCGACCAGGCCGCTCCGGCTGCACCCGCCGCCACGGCCGCGACCACCAAGGCGCCGTTGCCGCTGGAAGAGCTGCGCACCTTTGCCGAGGTCATGGACCGCATCAAGGCAGCCTATGTCGAACCCGTAGACGACAAGACCCTGCTGGAAAATGCCATCAAGGGCATGCTCAGCAACCTCGACCCGCACTCCGCGTACCTCGGGCCGGAAGATTTCGCCGAGCTGCAGGAAAGCACCAGCGGTGAGTTCGGCGGTCTGGGCATTGAAGTCGGCGCCGAAGACGGCAACATCAAGGTCGTCTCGCCGATCGACGACACCCCGGCCTCCAAGGCCGGTATCCAGGCCGGCGACTTTATCGTCAAGATCAACGGCCAGCCGACCCGCGGCCAGACCATGACCGAAGCCGTCGACAAGATGCGCGGCAAGATCGGCCAGAAAATCACCCTGACCCTGGTGCGCGACGGCGGCAACCCGTTCGACGTGACGCTGACCCGCGCAACCATCACGGTCAAGAGCGTGAAGAGCCAGTTGCTGGAGTCGGGCTACGGCTATATCCGCATCACGCAGTTCCAGGTCAAGACCGGCGACGAAGTGGCCAAGGCCCTGGCCAAGCTGCGCAAGGACAACGGCAAGAAGCTCAGCGGTATTGTGCTCGACCTGCGCAACAACCCGGGCGGCGTGCTGCAGTCGGCGGTGGAAGTGGTCGACCATTTCATCACCAAGGGCCTGATCGTCTACACCAAGGGCCGCATCGCCAATTCCGAGCTGCGCTTCTCGGCCACCGGCAACGACCTCAGCGAGAACGTGCCGTTGGCCGTGCTGATCAACGGCGGCAGCGCCTCGGCCTCGGAAATCGTCGCCGGTGCCCTGCAGGACCAGAAGCGTGGCGTGCTGATGGGCACCACCAGTTTCGGCAAAGGTTCGGTACAGACCGTGTTGCCGCTGAACAACGAGCGCGCTCTGAAGATCACCACGGCGCTGTACTACACGCCGAACGGGCGTTCGATCCAGGCTCAGGGCATCGTGCCGGACATCGAAGTACGCAAGGCCAGGATCACCAACGAGATCGACAGCGAGTACTACAAAGAGGCCGACCTGCAAGGTCACCTGGGCAATGGCAACGGCGGCGCCGACCAGCCGACCGGCAGCGGCGCCAAAGCCAAGCCGATGCCGCAGGACGACGATTACCAACTGGCCCAGGCGTTGAGCCTGCTCAAGGGCTTGAGCATCACGCGCAGCCGTTGA
- a CDS encoding substrate-binding periplasmic protein, with amino-acid sequence MFKHLLLALAGTSLLLAGSARADDASGSPLVLLTENFPPYNMAKNGKNFAKDENIEGIAVDIVRETFKRAGISYDLTLRFPWERIYKLALEKPGYGVFVMARLPDREALFKWVGPIGPDDWVLLAKADSTIQLDDLEHARRYKIGAYKGDAIAESLEKQGLKPVVVLRDQDNAQKLMDGRIDLWATGDPAGRYLARQVGITGFKTVLRFNSAQLYLALNKNVPDEQVSKLQAALDQLRKEGVIDEIMARYL; translated from the coding sequence ATGTTCAAACACCTGCTGCTCGCCCTCGCCGGCACCTCCCTCCTGTTGGCCGGCTCGGCCCGCGCCGACGACGCATCCGGCAGCCCTCTGGTGCTGCTCACGGAAAATTTCCCGCCCTATAACATGGCCAAAAACGGCAAGAACTTCGCCAAGGACGAGAACATCGAAGGCATCGCCGTGGACATCGTGCGCGAAACCTTTAAGCGCGCCGGGATCTCTTACGACCTCACCTTGCGTTTCCCTTGGGAACGAATCTACAAGCTCGCCCTGGAAAAGCCCGGTTATGGTGTGTTCGTCATGGCGCGCCTGCCGGACCGCGAAGCGCTGTTCAAATGGGTCGGCCCCATCGGTCCGGATGACTGGGTATTGCTGGCCAAGGCCGACAGCACTATCCAGCTGGACGACCTGGAGCACGCACGGCGCTACAAGATCGGCGCCTACAAAGGTGACGCCATCGCTGAAAGCCTCGAAAAACAGGGGCTCAAGCCTGTGGTCGTGCTGCGTGATCAAGACAACGCGCAAAAGCTCATGGATGGCCGGATTGACCTTTGGGCCACCGGCGACCCGGCCGGGCGATACCTGGCGCGGCAAGTCGGCATCACCGGCTTCAAGACGGTTTTGCGCTTCAATAGCGCCCAGCTCTACCTCGCGCTGAACAAGAACGTACCGGACGAGCAGGTGAGCAAACTGCAGGCGGCGCTGGATCAGCTGCGCAAAGAAGGCGTGATCGACGAGATCATGGCGCGTTACCTCTAG
- a CDS encoding murein hydrolase activator EnvC family protein, with product MLRALITLALVCLLQPAFADERAQTQQQLDATRQDIAELKKLLGKLQEEKSGVQKDLRGTETEMGKLEKQVQELQKELKKSESELERLDAEKKKLQSARVEQQRLIAIQARAAYQSGRQEYLKLLLNQQNPEKFARTLTYYDYLSKARLEQLKSFNETLRQLANVEQEITNQQSQLEDQKSSLDAQRNELDKVRKERQLALAKLNDDVKARDAKLQAREQDQADLAKVLKTIEETLARQAREAEEARQKALIAQQEAEKKRQREAELAATSDAPAPRKPAHAAPGPLVSSAGESFGGPFASARGKLPWPVDGRLLARFGETRGDDTRAKWDGVMISAAAGSQVHAVHGGRVVFADWLRGAGLLVILDHGNGYLSLYGHNQTLLKSAGDVVKAGESISTVGNSGGQDTPALYFAIRQQGRPSDPAQWCRTQG from the coding sequence ATGCTTCGCGCCTTGATTACCCTTGCTCTTGTCTGCCTGCTCCAACCGGCGTTTGCCGACGAGCGCGCACAAACCCAACAACAGTTGGACGCTACGCGTCAGGACATTGCCGAGTTGAAGAAACTGCTCGGCAAGCTCCAGGAAGAAAAATCCGGAGTGCAGAAAGACCTGCGCGGTACGGAAACCGAAATGGGCAAGCTGGAGAAGCAAGTCCAAGAGTTGCAAAAAGAACTAAAGAAGAGCGAGTCGGAACTGGAGCGACTCGACGCTGAGAAAAAAAAACTCCAGAGCGCACGCGTTGAACAGCAACGCCTGATCGCGATCCAGGCCCGCGCCGCCTACCAGAGCGGCCGCCAGGAATACTTAAAACTGCTGCTCAACCAGCAGAACCCGGAAAAATTCGCGCGCACCCTGACCTACTACGATTACCTGAGCAAGGCCCGCCTGGAGCAATTGAAAAGCTTCAACGAGACCCTGCGCCAGTTGGCCAATGTGGAACAGGAGATCACTAACCAGCAGTCGCAGCTGGAAGACCAGAAGAGCAGCCTGGACGCCCAGCGCAACGAACTGGACAAGGTTCGCAAGGAACGCCAGTTGGCCTTGGCCAAGCTCAATGACGATGTAAAGGCACGCGACGCCAAGCTGCAGGCCCGTGAACAGGACCAGGCCGACCTGGCGAAAGTACTCAAGACCATCGAAGAAACCCTGGCCCGCCAGGCGCGTGAGGCCGAAGAAGCACGGCAAAAAGCGCTGATCGCCCAGCAGGAAGCGGAAAAAAAGCGCCAGCGCGAGGCCGAGCTGGCCGCCACCTCGGATGCGCCGGCGCCGCGTAAACCGGCGCACGCGGCTCCCGGCCCGCTGGTTTCCAGCGCCGGGGAATCCTTCGGCGGGCCATTTGCTTCGGCACGCGGCAAACTTCCATGGCCGGTTGATGGTCGATTACTGGCACGCTTCGGAGAAACCCGCGGCGACGACACCCGCGCCAAGTGGGATGGTGTAATGATCAGCGCCGCTGCCGGCAGCCAGGTCCACGCCGTCCACGGTGGCCGCGTAGTGTTTGCCGATTGGCTGCGCGGGGCCGGTTTATTGGTGATTCTCGACCACGGGAATGGCTATTTGAGCCTTTACGGCCACAATCAGACATTACTCAAGTCGGCAGGTGATGTTGTAAAAGCCGGTGAATCCATCTCCACTGTCGGTAACAGTGGCGGCCAGGACACCCCGGCGTTGTACTTCGCTATTCGTCAGCAGGGTCGCCCAAGCGATCCCGCACAATGGTGCAGAACCCAAGGATAA
- a CDS encoding serine protease — protein sequence MNITHRVVSGLLLGSLCATLHAAPKDFGEGLANASPARLLTNAQHQHDHWNGIGRIRNETQTLCTASLLDTRTEDGTSGPAYVLTSSHCLHRLNGAVQRDLPIKGSISFNYFDDTLEALKTYPLKTLKWGSSQGVDLAIVELQASLADLIKAGIQPLKLAEEVPASGSDILTLIAPEWDTLHLSACTQQTSRELVEQPFVWRVTMKNQCQGVGVGSFGAPLLDRATNQLFGILSTSTTGQPEERKCQRDAPCEIHGGTAVWHPETNYGSPVSFLNQCFVDGMLQADSEHCDLYPTTSITFQNPEPIQQYFIKPADGKGKDIVPRWNLTFTTNTPFYRYKTTRRAIDCENPALYSVPIKAQGAYVNDAIGPQTGMHMLCIVGVESAEQRVTNGMMRNALTLAVELAEPGPARTPNVTINLDKQGSAAYTVIWNLAPPFMHRYTYKYGPAATTDCLRPVGYQPIPPAPAAADEEDEIIDLVYPLNDHPGMVLEKYAQVISVRNTPYKICTYAFDQADQPSTLRVDLLKPR from the coding sequence ATGAACATCACACACAGGGTTGTTTCAGGGCTGCTGCTCGGCAGTCTCTGCGCCACGCTGCATGCCGCGCCCAAGGATTTCGGCGAAGGCCTGGCCAACGCCAGCCCTGCCCGCCTTCTAACCAACGCCCAGCATCAGCACGACCACTGGAACGGTATCGGCCGAATCAGAAACGAAACCCAGACGCTCTGTACCGCCAGCCTGCTGGACACGCGCACCGAGGACGGCACGTCCGGTCCGGCCTATGTGCTGACCAGCAGTCACTGCCTGCACCGCCTGAACGGCGCGGTGCAACGCGACTTGCCGATCAAGGGCAGCATCAGCTTCAACTACTTCGACGACACCCTCGAAGCCCTCAAGACCTACCCGCTGAAAACCCTGAAATGGGGAAGCAGCCAAGGGGTCGACCTGGCGATTGTCGAGTTGCAGGCTTCACTGGCCGACCTGATCAAGGCCGGCATCCAGCCATTGAAACTGGCGGAAGAAGTGCCTGCCAGTGGCAGTGATATTCTCACCCTGATCGCTCCGGAATGGGACACCCTGCACCTGTCCGCCTGCACGCAACAAACGTCACGCGAACTGGTGGAGCAGCCGTTTGTGTGGCGGGTCACCATGAAGAACCAGTGCCAGGGCGTCGGCGTGGGCAGCTTCGGCGCGCCCTTGCTGGACCGGGCGACCAACCAGCTCTTCGGCATCCTCAGCACCAGCACCACAGGCCAGCCAGAGGAGCGCAAATGCCAGCGCGATGCACCGTGTGAAATCCATGGCGGTACAGCTGTCTGGCACCCCGAGACGAACTACGGCAGCCCGGTGAGCTTCCTCAATCAGTGTTTCGTCGACGGCATGCTGCAGGCCGACAGCGAACACTGCGATCTCTACCCGACCACATCCATCACCTTTCAGAACCCGGAGCCCATCCAGCAGTACTTCATCAAGCCCGCAGATGGCAAAGGCAAAGACATCGTGCCGCGCTGGAACCTGACATTCACCACCAATACTCCGTTCTATCGCTACAAGACCACCCGCCGCGCCATCGACTGCGAAAATCCGGCGCTCTACAGCGTGCCGATCAAAGCGCAAGGCGCCTACGTGAACGACGCCATCGGCCCGCAAACGGGGATGCACATGCTGTGTATTGTCGGGGTCGAGTCCGCAGAACAGCGCGTAACCAACGGCATGATGAGAAACGCCCTGACCCTTGCGGTCGAGCTCGCCGAGCCAGGGCCGGCACGTACGCCGAATGTGACCATCAACCTGGATAAACAAGGCTCGGCGGCCTATACCGTCATCTGGAACCTGGCGCCGCCATTCATGCACCGCTATACCTACAAGTACGGCCCTGCGGCGACCACCGATTGCCTGCGCCCCGTGGGCTATCAGCCCATACCGCCGGCGCCTGCGGCGGCGGATGAAGAGGACGAGATCATCGACCTGGTCTACCCACTCAATGATCACCCCGGCATGGTGCTGGAAAAGTATGCCCAGGTGATCAGCGTCAGAAACACACCGTACAAAATCTGTACCTATGCCTTCGACCAGGCGGACCAGCCGTCTACCCTGCGTGTGGACCTGCTCAAGCCGCGCTGA